One part of the Anopheles coustani chromosome 2, idAnoCousDA_361_x.2, whole genome shotgun sequence genome encodes these proteins:
- the LOC131264515 gene encoding myeloid differentiation primary response protein MyD88-A-like, whose amino-acid sequence MLDNSAKVTEAHVGSRNDLTMVPLKALSPLTRDLLGCLLDKERIFLSEAGFSRDWRGLFNLVEIPKSLYPLVKGHEKHTHFLLELWEKESHQCKVDANLAQLQNLLGCIDRWDVVDDTFELFEKDAEKFLLQEHRRTARESEPAELQDDCVPDDNDIIVVGDRARYKQQFDAFILFAQEDIDFATKMVSRLEDRGLKLCLKDRDILAGASFEHEVMSRLISERCRRLVVIISEAFLASSLNDFTVTFAQALQIERRQRKVIPCVYEKCDLPPHLKYTCRLDYQRSQNLYNFWDKLANSIRPSSAAVSIKASPVKEDPEDQAPPKAQPIAVTAPLPIAKLAVDDDEPTLIVKLPNTAEQEGCSYSLQKSHSFWDLFSGLSQKKNRLYSSSSQVNINDITPSPSPNQTSYSLLSFIKRDSPKPNGNAASSVLSNASPGREKKQPKPKKKWYKSMGRKVAPAT is encoded by the coding sequence ATGCTTGATAATTCCGCAAAAGTTACCGAGGCTCACGTCGGGAGCCGAAACGACCTGACGATGGTGCCGCTGAAAGCACTTAGCCCGCTGACCCGTGACCTTCTTGGCTGTCTGTTGGACAAGGAGCGAATATTCCTGAGCGAGGCAGGATTTTCCCGAGACTGGCGGGGGCTTTTCAATTTGGTTGAAATTCCCAAAAGCCTCTACCCGCTAGTGAAGGGCCATGAAAAACACACGCACTTCCTGCTGGAGCTGTGGGAAAAGGAATCACATCAATGTAAGGTTGATGCAAATTTGGCCCAACTGCAGAACCTGCTCGGCTGCATCGACCGATGGGACGTCGTGGACGATACGTTCGAATTGTTTGAGAAAGATGCGGAGAAATTCTTGCTGCAGGAACACAGGCGTACGGCTAGGGAAAGTGAACCAGCGGAATTGCAAGATGACTGTGTACCGGACGACAACGATATTATTGTGGTAGGCGATAGGGCCAGGTACAAGCAACAGTTCGATGCCTTCATTCTATTCGCCCAAGAGGACATTGATTTTGCCACGAAAATGGTGTCCCGCTTGGAGGATCGCGGGTTGAAGCTGTGCCTTAAGGATCGTGATATTCTGGCCGGTGCTTCTTTCGAGCACGAGGTCATGTCGCGGCTCATTTCAGAGCGCTGCCGCCGCTTGGTGGTTATCATATCGGAGGCATTCCTGGCCAGCTCGCTCAACGATTTCACTGTTACCTTTGCCCAGGCACTGCAGATCGAACGGAGGCAACGCAAGGTAATACCGTGCGTGTATGAGAAATGTGACCTACCGCCACATCTCAAGTACACCTGTCGATTGGATTATCAGCGATCGCAAAATTTGTACAACTTCTGGGACAAACTTGCCAACTCTATAAGACCATCGTCTGCGGCGGTCTCAATAAAAGCGTCGCCCGTCAAAGAAGATCCAGAAGATCAGGCACCCCCTAAAGCGCAACCAATCGCTGTAACCGCCCCCTTGCCGATTGCAAAACTGGCCGTGGACGACGATGAACCGACGCTGATAGTAAAACTACCGAACACCGCGGAACAGGAGGGCTGCTCATACAGCTTGCAAAAGTCGCATTCGTTCTGGGATCTATTTTCCGGGCTCAGTCAAAAGAAGAACCGGCTTTACAGTAGCAGCTCACAGGTGAACATCAATGACATTACACCGTCGCCCAGTCCGAACCAGACGAGCTACTCTTTGCTTAGCTTTATCAAGCGTGATTCCCCGAAACCGAACGGTAATGCAGCTTCATCCGTTCTGTCTAACGCTTCGCCGGGGAGGGAGAAGAAGCAGCCGAAGccgaaaaagaaatggtacAAATCGATGGGCCGTAAGGTGGCCCCCGCAACATGA
- the LOC131264514 gene encoding uncharacterized protein LOC131264514, whose protein sequence is MRLYAANGTPITVYGQTLHELDLSLRRPVLWNFVIADVGSAILGADFLHHHDLMVDLRGRCLIDNKTKLRAPGNTDQTSVETIRTFDATSSMSDLLRKYPQLTSPDPLGTTQHMGVSHRIETTGKPVSARARRLAPEKYDAAKGEFEALMRLGICRPSNSCWASALHMVRKADGTWRPCGGYRALNAQTVPDRYPLPYLQYFTIHLRGSRLQEYL, encoded by the exons ATGCGCCTCTACGCCGCCAACGGTACCCCAATCACCGTCTATGGACAAACGCTGCACGAACTGGACCTCAGCCTGCGGCGTCCAGTCCTGTGGAACTTCGTCATTGCAGACGTTGGTTCTGCCATCCTGGGAGCGGACTTCTTGCACCACCACGACCTCATGGTGGATCTTCGAGGGAGGTGTTTGATAgacaacaaaacgaaactaCGTGCTCCAGGAAATACAGATCAGACTAGCGTGGAAACCATCCGCACGTTTGACGCCACTTCCAGCATGTCTGACCTACTTcgtaagtacccgcaactaaCCTCTCCAGACCCTCTTGGTACCACACAACACATGGGAGTATCGCATCGGATAGAGACCACCGGCAAACCTGTTTCCGCTAGAGCCCGACGACTTGCTCCGGAAAAGTATGATGCTGCTAAAGGAGAGTTTGAGGCCCTTATGCGACTCGGCATCTGTCGCCCGTCTAATAGCTGTTGGGCCAGCGCTCTCCACATGGTCCGGAAGGCGGACGGTACCTGGCGTCCCTGCGGTGGTTATCGCGCACTAAACGCACAGACCGTCCCCGATCGCTATCCACTTCCGTATCTGCAATATTTCACGATTCACCTACGAG GATCCCGCCTACAAGAATACCTGTGA